Sequence from the Deinococcus sedimenti genome:
ACGGGCGCGGTCGTGTGCTCGGCCAGGGTGTACAGCGCGGTGCTGGCGCTCACGTCCGCGCGGCGGGCCAGTTCACCCAGCGCCCGCCCGGTCGGCCCGAAGCGCGACAGCATCTCCTCAATCAGGGGCTGCGGCATCAGCAGCGCGGCCGCACCGACGTTGCACAGCGTCTCGATGACCTGTTCCAACCTGTCGCCCTCGAACTCGTCGTGCAGGTCGCTCAGCAGGTCGTCGTCGCCCAGCATCAGCGCGTGGCTGATCTCGTGCGCCAGTGTGAACCGCTGCCGTTCCGGGCGGACCTTGCTGTTGATCAGAATGACCCGGTGCTCGGGGTCGTACGCGCCGTCCCGGTCACCCATCGGCATGAAGGTCAGCTGCACGCCGTCCAGGCCGAACATCAGGCTGTGGGTGTCCAGGCCGGGCAGCGCCGCGCCGTACGTGGACGCCAGCTGGCGCATGCGGGCCTTCGCGGCGCTCAGGACGTCCGGCAGGGTGGATGGCGCGTCGCTCACGGAGTGCAGCTTACCGTGAACGTGGGCGGGGCCGCGCGCCCGGCTGCCCCGCCGATTCACGCGACCCCGCCTGGGGCGTGCGCCCTGCTGTCAGCCCTGCGCCTTGAGTGTCTGCACCAGCGCGACGTACTCCGCCTGCGCCTCCTCCTGCGTCTTGCCTTTCAGGGCTTCCCAGGCGTCGTACTTGGCGCCGCCCACGAAGTCGAACCCGCCGGGGCGCTTGCCGCTGACGTCACCGGCGCTGCCCTGCTTGTACAGCGCGTACAGCTTCAGGAGGGTGTCGTTACCGGGTTTGCGGCTGAGGGTCTGCACATCCTGCTGGGCCTGCTCAAAGGGAGTGGTCATGCCACGAATTGTACCCGGTCCAGAATTCCGGTGGTGAGGCGCAAGCATGCCAACACGGGACGATATTGACTTGCCTCCGACGTGATCGCGTTCCGTTGTCCCCCTCCCCCGGAGGGACTCGTAGAGTTGCGCAGAAG
This genomic interval carries:
- a CDS encoding ImmA/IrrE family metallo-endopeptidase, which translates into the protein MRQLASTYGAALPGLDTHSLMFGLDGVQLTFMPMGDRDGAYDPEHRVILINSKVRPERQRFTLAHEISHALMLGDDDLLSDLHDEFEGDRLEQVIETLCNVGAAALLMPQPLIEEMLSRFGPTGRALGELARRADVSASTALYTLAEHTTAPVLYAVCAVTRQGEDDDEGGGKALTVRVSSAAPGVKYSLRVGTPIPDDHPAAVALDTRLPIAQDSFIPFRSGRKMPAHVDAFPDRHRVMVSFQLREKGRDDA
- a CDS encoding acyl-CoA-binding protein, translating into MTTPFEQAQQDVQTLSRKPGNDTLLKLYALYKQGSAGDVSGKRPGGFDFVGGAKYDAWEALKGKTQEEAQAEYVALVQTLKAQG